One window from the genome of Raphanus sativus cultivar WK10039 unplaced genomic scaffold, ASM80110v3 Scaffold0102, whole genome shotgun sequence encodes:
- the LOC130501114 gene encoding nicotinate phosphoribosyltransferase 1-like isoform X1: MEKTKENVFGDGKKQKAGRVVEKPTNPMVTPLLNDLYQFTMAYAYWKAGKQSERSVFDLYFRKNPFGGEYTIFAGLEECIKFLANFTLTDQEIDFVRHSLPCCEEAFCDYLRGLDCSDIEVYAISEGSVVFPKVPLLRIEGPVAVVQLLETPFLNLINYASLVATNAARHRFVAGKSKLLLEFGARRAQGPDGAISASKYCYLGGFDATSNVAAGRLFGIPLRGTHSHAFVSSFMSLDEIVDKALRSSDGKTTCEDFVSLVQTCLSKIQKSSALSGIFSETNKSELAAFTSYALAFPSAFLALVDTYDVMKSGIPNFCAVALALNELGYKAVGIRLDSGDLAYLSTEARKFFCGVERELNVSDFGKMIITASNDLNEETVDALNKQGHEVDAFGIGTNLVTCYSQAALGCVFKLVEINKQPRIKLSEDVTKVSIPCKKRTYRLFGKEGYPLVDIMTGENEPPPKVGERLLCRHPFNESKRAYVVPQRVEELLKCYWRGNAGEAREELEPLKEIRSRCIKQLENMRPDHMRRLNPTPYKVSVSAELYDFIHNLWLNEAPVGELH, from the exons ATGGAGAAGACGAAAGAGAACGTTTTTGGAGATGGGAAGAAACAGAAAGCGGGTCGGGTCGTGGAGAAACCGACGAACCCGATGGTGACTCCTCTCCTGAACGATCTTTACCAATTCACCATGGCTTATGCTTACTGGAAAGCCGGAAAGCAATCAGAACGATCCGt GTTTGATTTGTATTTTCGTAAGAACCCATTTGGGGGAGAGTACACTATCTTCGCCGGGTTAGAAGAATGCATCAAGTTCCTCGCTAACTTCACTTTGACCGACCAAGAGATCGATTTCGTTCGTCACTCCTTACCTTGTTGTGAG GAAGCTTTCTGTGATTACCTTCGTGGGCTTGATTGTTCCGACATTGAAGTCTATGCTATTTCTGAAGGATCTGTCGTGTTTCCTAAAGTGCCTTTGCTCAGAATCGAAGGTCCTGTTGCT GTTGTGCAATTGTTGGAAACTCCGTTTCTGAATCTCATCAACTACGCGTCTCTGGTTGCTACCAACGCAGCAAGGCATCGGTTTGTTGCTGGCAAATCTAAGCTCCTGCTTGAGTTTGGTGCTCGCAGAGCTCAG GGACCTGATGGTGCAATAAGCGCATCAAAGTATTGCTACCTTGGAGGCTTTGATGCAACCAG CAACGTTGCGGCGGGGAGACTGTTTGGAATACCTCTCCGTGGTACACATTCCCATGCTTTTGTCAGCTCATTCATG AGCCTTGATGAGATTGTTGACAAAGCGCTTCGAAGCTCTGATGGGAAAACCACTTGTGAAGATTTCGTCAGTCTAGTCCAAACATGCCTATCCAAGATTCAG AAGTCATCTGCACTGTCTGGGATCTTCTCTGAGACAAACAAAAGCGAGCTTGCAGCTTTCACATCCTACGCACTGGCTTTCCCCAGCGCCTTTCTTGCTCTTGTTGATACTTACGATGTCATGAAAAGTGGAATCCCTAACTTCTGTGCTGTTGCTTTAGCACTTAATGAACTGGG ATACAAAGCAGTAGGCATTAGGCTTGATTCAGGTGACTTAGCTTACCTCTCTACTGAGGCCAGGAAGTTCTTTTGCGGCGTAGAGAGAGAGCTTAATGTGTCCGACTTTGGTAAGATGATCATTACCGCTAGTAACGATCTTAACGAAGAGACAGTGGATGCTCTTAACAAACAG GGTCATGAAGTAGACGCCTTTGGAATCGGAACCAACTTAGTGACTTGCTATTCACAAGCCGCGTTAGGCTGTGTTTTCAAACTCGTGGAGATCAATAAGCAGCCTCGGATCAAACTCTCTGAAGATGTTACTAAG GTATCTATACCATGTAAGAAGCGTACTTACAGATTATTCGGAAAAGAAGGTTACCCTCTAGTTGATATCATGACTGGAGAGAACGAACCACCACctaag GTTGGTGAGAGGTTGCTTTGCCGTCATCCATTCAATGAATCAAAAAGGGCTTATGTGGTGCCACAACGTGTGGAAGAGCTTCTTAAATGTTACTGGCGTGGAAATGCAG GTGAAGCTAGGGAAGAGCTGGAGCCATTGAAAGAGATAAGAAGCCGTTGCATTAAACAGCTTGAGAACATGAGACCTGATCATATGAGAAGATTAAACCCTACTCCTTATAAG GTTAGTGTGAGCGCCGAGTTGTATGACTTCATCCACAACCTCTGGCTCAACGAAGCTCCTGTCGGTGAACTgcactga
- the LOC130501114 gene encoding nicotinate phosphoribosyltransferase 1-like isoform X2 — translation MEKTKENVFGDGKKQKAGRVVEKPTNPMVTPLLNDLYQFTMAYAYWKAGKQSERSVFDLYFRKNPFGGEYTIFAGLEECIKFLANFTLTDQEIDFVRHSLPCCEEAFCDYLRGLDCSDIEVYAISEGSVVFPKVPLLRIEGPVAVVQLLETPFLNLINYASLVATNAARHRFVAGKSKLLLEFGARRAQGPDGAISASKYCYLGGFDATSNVAAGRLFGIPLRGTHSHAFVSSFMSLDEIVDKALRSSDGKTTCEDFVSLVQTCLSKIQSSALSGIFSETNKSELAAFTSYALAFPSAFLALVDTYDVMKSGIPNFCAVALALNELGYKAVGIRLDSGDLAYLSTEARKFFCGVERELNVSDFGKMIITASNDLNEETVDALNKQGHEVDAFGIGTNLVTCYSQAALGCVFKLVEINKQPRIKLSEDVTKVSIPCKKRTYRLFGKEGYPLVDIMTGENEPPPKVGERLLCRHPFNESKRAYVVPQRVEELLKCYWRGNAGEAREELEPLKEIRSRCIKQLENMRPDHMRRLNPTPYKVSVSAELYDFIHNLWLNEAPVGELH, via the exons ATGGAGAAGACGAAAGAGAACGTTTTTGGAGATGGGAAGAAACAGAAAGCGGGTCGGGTCGTGGAGAAACCGACGAACCCGATGGTGACTCCTCTCCTGAACGATCTTTACCAATTCACCATGGCTTATGCTTACTGGAAAGCCGGAAAGCAATCAGAACGATCCGt GTTTGATTTGTATTTTCGTAAGAACCCATTTGGGGGAGAGTACACTATCTTCGCCGGGTTAGAAGAATGCATCAAGTTCCTCGCTAACTTCACTTTGACCGACCAAGAGATCGATTTCGTTCGTCACTCCTTACCTTGTTGTGAG GAAGCTTTCTGTGATTACCTTCGTGGGCTTGATTGTTCCGACATTGAAGTCTATGCTATTTCTGAAGGATCTGTCGTGTTTCCTAAAGTGCCTTTGCTCAGAATCGAAGGTCCTGTTGCT GTTGTGCAATTGTTGGAAACTCCGTTTCTGAATCTCATCAACTACGCGTCTCTGGTTGCTACCAACGCAGCAAGGCATCGGTTTGTTGCTGGCAAATCTAAGCTCCTGCTTGAGTTTGGTGCTCGCAGAGCTCAG GGACCTGATGGTGCAATAAGCGCATCAAAGTATTGCTACCTTGGAGGCTTTGATGCAACCAG CAACGTTGCGGCGGGGAGACTGTTTGGAATACCTCTCCGTGGTACACATTCCCATGCTTTTGTCAGCTCATTCATG AGCCTTGATGAGATTGTTGACAAAGCGCTTCGAAGCTCTGATGGGAAAACCACTTGTGAAGATTTCGTCAGTCTAGTCCAAACATGCCTATCCAAGATTCAG TCATCTGCACTGTCTGGGATCTTCTCTGAGACAAACAAAAGCGAGCTTGCAGCTTTCACATCCTACGCACTGGCTTTCCCCAGCGCCTTTCTTGCTCTTGTTGATACTTACGATGTCATGAAAAGTGGAATCCCTAACTTCTGTGCTGTTGCTTTAGCACTTAATGAACTGGG ATACAAAGCAGTAGGCATTAGGCTTGATTCAGGTGACTTAGCTTACCTCTCTACTGAGGCCAGGAAGTTCTTTTGCGGCGTAGAGAGAGAGCTTAATGTGTCCGACTTTGGTAAGATGATCATTACCGCTAGTAACGATCTTAACGAAGAGACAGTGGATGCTCTTAACAAACAG GGTCATGAAGTAGACGCCTTTGGAATCGGAACCAACTTAGTGACTTGCTATTCACAAGCCGCGTTAGGCTGTGTTTTCAAACTCGTGGAGATCAATAAGCAGCCTCGGATCAAACTCTCTGAAGATGTTACTAAG GTATCTATACCATGTAAGAAGCGTACTTACAGATTATTCGGAAAAGAAGGTTACCCTCTAGTTGATATCATGACTGGAGAGAACGAACCACCACctaag GTTGGTGAGAGGTTGCTTTGCCGTCATCCATTCAATGAATCAAAAAGGGCTTATGTGGTGCCACAACGTGTGGAAGAGCTTCTTAAATGTTACTGGCGTGGAAATGCAG GTGAAGCTAGGGAAGAGCTGGAGCCATTGAAAGAGATAAGAAGCCGTTGCATTAAACAGCTTGAGAACATGAGACCTGATCATATGAGAAGATTAAACCCTACTCCTTATAAG GTTAGTGTGAGCGCCGAGTTGTATGACTTCATCCACAACCTCTGGCTCAACGAAGCTCCTGTCGGTGAACTgcactga